CGGGGCCGAGGAGGGAGACGCGGTAGCCCGCCCGGGCGAGTTCGGTGGCCATGCCCCGGCCTATGCCGGAACCGGCGGCGGTGACGATGGCGACGGGCGCCGCGTCGGGGCCGTGCGTGGAGGAGGGGGTGGTGCTCACGGGGCTTCTCCGATGTCGAAAGCGGTCGGGCGTGAGGGCGACACGGCGCCATGGCGGCACCACGCCACAGGGAGGCGTCGATACGACTGTATGACAATCAACGTACAATAGGTCCGGCGAATCGGACAATCCACGCTGTATGTGATACGTCGTACAATCGAAGCATGGCGATGTACCACCCCCACCGCGACCAGCTCCTCGTCGAAGACGTACTGGCCGCACTCGGCCACCCCGTCCGCATCGGCATCGTGCGCGAACTGGCCGCCTCGGCCGGCGAGCGCACCTGCGGCAGCCTCCCCCTGGACGTCACCAAGGCCACCGCCACCTTCCACTGGCGCGTACTGCGCGAATCCGGCGTGACGCGCGAGCACAAGGTCGGCCGCTACAAGGCCGTCGAGCTGCGCCGCACGGACCTCGACGCCCGCTTCCCCGGACTGCTCGACGCCGTCCTCGCCGCCACACCGCCCACGCTCGACGCCCCCGCCTGACACCGCCGGAGGCCACCCGCCGCGCGGGCCGCGCCGTCACCAGGTGACGGGGAGTTCCCGCAGGCCGTAGACGATCGTGTCCCGCTGGAACACCAGCCGCTCCTCGGGCACGGCGAGCCGTAGCCCCGGCAGCCTGCGCAGAACCGTCTCCAGCACGATCTGGAGCTCGACACGGGCCAATGTGTGACCCAGGCACTGGTGCACGCCGTGCCCGAAGGCCACGTGCCGGCGCGCGTCGCGGGTCACGTCCAGTTCGGCCGGGCAGGCAGCGCCCTCCCCCTGCCGCTGCGGGCCGAACAGGTCCGGCTGCCGGTTGGCGGTGGACAGCATGCAGATCACCCCGTCGCCCGCCCGGATCTCCGCCCCGCCGACGGTGACGTCCTCGGTCGCCGCCCGGCCGAGACCGAGGTGGATGATCGTCAGGTAGCGCAGCAACTCCTCCACCGCCCCCGGGATCAGGCCCGGATCCGCCCGCAACAGGGCCGCCTGGTCGGGGCGGCGCAGCAGGGCCAGGACACAGAGCGCCGCCATGTTGGTGGTGCTCTCGTGCCCGGTGATCAAGAGCATGAAGCCGAGGGAGGCCGTCTCCTGCGCCGTCAGGTCGGGCCGGACGGCGAGCCGGCTGAGGATGTCGTCCCCGGGCGCTTCCCGCTTCCGCCCGGCCAACTCCGCCAGGTATCCCATCAACTCGCGGTGGGCCGCCGCCGCCCGGGCGGGATCGGTGGTGTTGTCGAGCAGGGTCCGGCTGAGCGACTGGAACAGCGCGTGGTCCTCGTACGGCACCCCCAGCATCAGGCAGATGACCAGGGACGGGATGGGGAGCGCGAAGTCCGCGACGAGGTCGGCGCCGCGCCGGCCGTCGGCCGTCATGGTGTCGACGGCGCTCTCGACCACGTCCACGATGACGGGGCGCAGTTCCTGGATCCGGCGGCTCAGGAAGTCCTTGGCGACCATGCGCCGCAGCCGGGCGTGCTCGGGGTCGTCCATCCGGATGAAGCTGGGCTGGGCGGTGGCCAGTTGGCGCTGCCCGGCGGACAGGAAGGGAAAGCCGGGGGTACGGGCGTCTGCGCTGAAGCGGGCGTCGGCGAGCACCGCCCGCACCTCCCGATGGCCGGTCACCAACCAGCAGGGCGAGCCGTCGGGAAGTTCGGCGCGACTGACCGGCGCGCCGGCGGCGGCCGTCGTGTACCCGGGCGGCGGGTCGTAGGGGCAGGACCCGTAGGCGGCGGGCAGGACGAACGCGGGTGTGGCTGTGGCCGAGGGCGGGAACCCGTCGGCGGTGGGGGCGGTGGGGGTGGTCGTCACGGTCATGGTGGATCTCATCCGGGGAAGGTTCGGCCGCCGTCGGGCGGGGTGCGGAGGGCGCCGAGCGTGGCGCACATGGTGGCGCACTGTCCGGCGAGGATCAGGAGTTCGATGAGCTGGTCCGAACGCAGGAAGGCCGCCAGCCGATCCCACAGCGGCTGGGACAGCGATTCGCCGGCCGCGAGCGCGTCGGCGGCCTCCAACAGCGCCAGCTCGTCCTCGGCCCACGGGTGGGCGCCGAGCGGGAGGGCCGTCGCCGCCACCTCACGGGAGTCCAGGCCGGCGTCGGCGGCCACCGCGCCGTGCCGGTCGTACACGAAGGAGCCGCCGCGCCGGTGTGCGGTGCGCAGGACGACCAGCTCCCGCCGGCGGGCCGACAGGGTTCCGTCGTGGGTGAGGACCCGGGCCAGGGAGAGCCAGGCGCGAGCCAGCTCGGGATGGTGGGCGAGGGTCCCGAAGAGGTTGACGCGTCCGGGACCGTCCTTGGCCGAACCGGCCAACAGCCCGCGCAGCTCCGGCGTCCACCGTTCGAGCGGCAGCGGGTCGATGCGCGCGGGACGCACCGGGGGCGTCGAGGGCGGCGAGGGCGTCGGGGGCGCGGCGGGGCCGGGCCGGTCCGCGGGTTCGGTGATCACGGCGTCACCACCTACAGACGACGACGCCGGCGCTCGCGCCGCTCGCGAAACCGAACATCCCGACCAGGTCACCCGCGTGCAGCCGATCCGCATCCAGGGCGGTGGCCAGTTGGAGGGGGATGGTGTTCGTCGCGACGTTGCCGTGCGCGGGGAACGTGGCCAGGATCCGCCCCGGATCCACCCCCACCCAGTCGCACGCGACCCGGGTGAACGGTACGGACGGCTGGTGCACGCACACCAGGTCCAGGTCGTCGACCGTCACCCCGATGTCGCGCACCGCCCCGCGGACCTTGGCCGGCATCCCGTCGAAGGAGGCCACCAACCGCGCCGAGTCGATCTCCAGCCGACCCATCCGGCGGTGATTCGCGTAGGGGTTGGGCAGGGTCGCGGCCTCGACTGTAGGGCGCTTCAAGATCATGGCGAGTGCGGTGGCGCGGCCGAACGGATGTGCGGCACACGCGTCCCGGCGCCATCCGCGCAGCTCAGGGGGCGCAAACGAAGAAACGTTACGGCCGCTCGGCCGTTCGGGTGTCGCCCTAAAGGTTGAATCCGGTACGGCTGTCCAGGCTTCGTGCTGACGCCTCGAAACCCGCCGGCTGTCCGTCCCGACCACATCAACCGGCGCGGAGGACACGGGCAACGGCATGGCGCCCCGAACCACGACCGCGCGACCGGCCCCCGTACACATCCCTGACCGGCACTGGCACGGCACCGGCTCCCGAACACACCCGTACGCGTCCCCGACCGGCACGCGTACCCCTGACCTGCACCCGCACCGGCACCGGCTTCCGAACCGACCCCCGTACGCGTCCTGACCGGCACCCGTACCGACAGCCGTACGGATCCTGATCAGCCATCAGCCATCAGCCATCAGCCACACGCTCATCGCGGTATCCGCCGAGGGACCCGAGTCGTGCCCGGGGCGCGACCTCGCCGGGATCCCCCGCGGTTCGAGCGGAAGGTCCTTGGTGACGCCCGGTCGTTGTGGGATCGTGCCGGGCTGAAGCCCCTTCGTGCCGTTCGGGTGGAAAGGGTCGGTGTCCTCGTTCCGGTCGAGCCGCCGGCCGCCGTCGCGCCCCCCGACCGCGGGACCGTGTCCACCCGGGGCGCGTCGCCCCCGCCTCCCGGCTCGACCCCGCCACGTCACGTGCCCGCAGCCCGCGTTCGGATGAGGACTCCATGACCAGCACATCCCTGCCGCCCGGTTACGCCTTCGACAACGACAGCGGGCACGCCCCTGAACAGCACCGCTGCCTGGCCGCCGGATACGACGCGTTCACCACAGCCCGGCTCGCCCGCGGGCGGTCATGGGCCACCGCGACTTCCTCGCCACGTCCTGCCTGATGTTCTCGGCCCCGGGCCGGCGCCCGAACTGAACGGCACCCGCCCCGCCACCTGCCTTGTACCGGCACCACACCCGCACCGGCGCCGAGACCCGCACCCGCCCCCACACCCGCACCGGCGCCGAGACCCGCACCCGCCCCCGCACCCGCACCGGCGCTGAGACCCGCACCGGCACCACACCCGCACCGCCGGCACCGGCCGGGCTCGGTCACCCGGCAGGGCGCCCGGTGCGGGCCGCGATCGACCACCGTGAGACACGACCCTGGAGGAGGCCGGATGCCCGGCTCTGCTGTCGGCCCCGCCCAGCCCGAGGCCCGCACACGCCGCCCGCGCGGCGCGCCCTACAGGCGGCCGGCGAACGCCCTGCGCCGTGACCTGGCCCAGTTGTTCTGCGCCGTCGTCGGGCTGCTGCTGGGCCTGCTCGCCCCCCTCGTCACGCTGGGCCCCCAAGTGGCCGCGGGACGGGTGGTCAGCGTGCTGTTCACCATCGGTTTCGGCGTCGTCAGCCTGGTGAGCATCATCTACTCGATGCTGTTCCTGGTCGTGCAGTTCTCCTCGACCATGTTCACGCCGCGCCTCGGCCTGTTCCGGGACGAGCCGATCGTTTGGCGGGCCTTCGCCTTCACCGTCGGCGTGTTCGTCTTCTGCATCACCTCGGGCCTGGCCATCGGCAGCCACGACCACGTCTCCGTCTTCGTCCCCTGCGTCGCCATGATCCTCACGCTGATCGCGCTCGGCCTGATGAGGTCGCTCCAGATGAGGGCGTTCAACTCCATCCAGCTCGGTCACTCGCTGACCGCCATCGCCACCCGCGCACACGACCTGTACGACGGCCTGTACCCACGCCCCTACGATCCGGACGGCACCCCCGCCATCCCGGACCGGGCCCCCGCCCCGCAGCCGTCCGACATCGGCGCGGGCCGCACGGTGGTCCGCTGGACGGGACCGCCGGCCGTGCTCCAGCGGATCGACATGGCCACCCTCGTCGACCTGGCACGGGAACACGACTCCGCGGTCGCCTTCCGCGTGGCCCCGGGCGCGACCCTCACGG
Above is a window of Streptomyces sp. NBC_01426 DNA encoding:
- a CDS encoding ArsR/SmtB family transcription factor → MAMYHPHRDQLLVEDVLAALGHPVRIGIVRELAASAGERTCGSLPLDVTKATATFHWRVLRESGVTREHKVGRYKAVELRRTDLDARFPGLLDAVLAATPPTLDAPA
- a CDS encoding cytochrome P450, which translates into the protein MTVTTTPTAPTADGFPPSATATPAFVLPAAYGSCPYDPPPGYTTAAAGAPVSRAELPDGSPCWLVTGHREVRAVLADARFSADARTPGFPFLSAGQRQLATAQPSFIRMDDPEHARLRRMVAKDFLSRRIQELRPVIVDVVESAVDTMTADGRRGADLVADFALPIPSLVICLMLGVPYEDHALFQSLSRTLLDNTTDPARAAAAHRELMGYLAELAGRKREAPGDDILSRLAVRPDLTAQETASLGFMLLITGHESTTNMAALCVLALLRRPDQAALLRADPGLIPGAVEELLRYLTIIHLGLGRAATEDVTVGGAEIRAGDGVICMLSTANRQPDLFGPQRQGEGAACPAELDVTRDARRHVAFGHGVHQCLGHTLARVELQIVLETVLRRLPGLRLAVPEERLVFQRDTIVYGLRELPVTW
- a CDS encoding 3-oxoacyl-[acyl-carrier-protein] synthase III C-terminal domain-containing protein, with the translated sequence MILKRPTVEAATLPNPYANHRRMGRLEIDSARLVASFDGMPAKVRGAVRDIGVTVDDLDLVCVHQPSVPFTRVACDWVGVDPGRILATFPAHGNVATNTIPLQLATALDADRLHAGDLVGMFGFASGASAGVVVCRW
- a CDS encoding DUF2254 family protein, translating into MPGSAVGPAQPEARTRRPRGAPYRRPANALRRDLAQLFCAVVGLLLGLLAPLVTLGPQVAAGRVVSVLFTIGFGVVSLVSIIYSMLFLVVQFSSTMFTPRLGLFRDEPIVWRAFAFTVGVFVFCITSGLAIGSHDHVSVFVPCVAMILTLIALGLMRSLQMRAFNSIQLGHSLTAIATRAHDLYDGLYPRPYDPDGTPAIPDRAPAPQPSDIGAGRTVVRWTGPPAVLQRIDMATLVDLAREHDSAVAFRVAPGATLTAGTVLAEVTADGPTDAALRAALTAGVERSFVQDPELPFRLLADIALRALSPAVNDPATAVEALDRLEDLLTRLAGRDLEIGGFDDPAGRLRVSVPVPDWDHYVRTAVDDVLFATAGSPMALRRMRDLLHGLSERVPEHRRAVLRDRLQWVERTGSEAYPLVWTPAEPS
- a CDS encoding carboxymuconolactone decarboxylase family protein, which gives rise to MITEPADRPGPAAPPTPSPPSTPPVRPARIDPLPLERWTPELRGLLAGSAKDGPGRVNLFGTLAHHPELARAWLSLARVLTHDGTLSARRRELVVLRTAHRRGGSFVYDRHGAVAADAGLDSREVAATALPLGAHPWAEDELALLEAADALAAGESLSQPLWDRLAAFLRSDQLIELLILAGQCATMCATLGALRTPPDGGRTFPG